One Halolamina litorea genomic window carries:
- a CDS encoding ester cyclase, translating to MSTTAENEKIARRIIEEAWNEQDLGVVDELYSPEYVGHWFLPGGETADREALKGFMQAVFEGFPDYRMDIAFLHADESYVTVGFTGSGTHEGEFMGVAPGGTSTDIDRPIPGHITSRIEDGQIVEGWATWDALGMMQELGAIPGDLEAGLPADDD from the coding sequence ATGTCGACTACTGCTGAGAACGAGAAGATCGCTCGCCGAATCATCGAGGAGGCGTGGAACGAACAGGACCTCGGGGTCGTCGACGAGCTCTACAGCCCGGAGTACGTCGGCCACTGGTTCCTCCCGGGCGGCGAGACGGCTGACCGGGAGGCGCTGAAGGGGTTCATGCAGGCCGTGTTCGAGGGGTTCCCGGACTACCGGATGGACATCGCCTTCCTCCACGCCGACGAGTCGTACGTCACCGTCGGCTTCACCGGAAGCGGGACCCACGAAGGGGAGTTCATGGGGGTCGCGCCGGGCGGTACGAGCACCGATATCGACCGCCCCATCCCCGGACACATTACTTCACGCATCGAGGACGGACAGATCGTCGAGGGCTGGGCGACCTGGGACGCGCTGGGCATGATGCAGGAACTCGGGGCCATCCCGGGGGACCTCGAGGCGGGCCTTCCTGCCGACGACGACTGA
- a CDS encoding NAD-dependent epimerase/dehydratase family protein has translation MSDTALVVGGTKFIGRHTVEELLAHDYRVTTFTRGESGNPFEDRDSVDSVHGDRTDRDALETARDAVDPDIVIDTCAFQPADVEAATEVFADADAYVYVSSGSAYDAPDVPMREDETTLHDCTPEQATDDTVESYGPRKAEGDRVVARAAEDGVNAMAVRPMLVYGPHDYTERFAYWTDRVAEYDEVAVPFDGDSLLHRVFVEDVASALRVVAEEGEAGEAYNVADRNTFSLGRSLELAADALDTDVDVVQTGPADLDAAGVEPTDFPLYTPTPAVVATEKLSALGWESTPPEEAVAATAQAHREHGRDGTVNGPDRETEEALIDAARGGD, from the coding sequence ATGTCCGACACCGCACTCGTCGTCGGCGGCACGAAGTTCATCGGCCGCCACACCGTCGAGGAACTGCTCGCCCACGACTACCGCGTCACGACCTTCACCCGCGGCGAGTCCGGCAACCCCTTCGAGGACCGCGATAGCGTCGATTCCGTTCACGGCGACCGGACCGACCGCGACGCCCTCGAAACCGCACGGGACGCCGTCGACCCCGACATCGTGATCGACACCTGCGCGTTCCAGCCCGCGGACGTGGAAGCCGCGACCGAGGTGTTCGCCGACGCCGACGCGTACGTGTACGTCTCCTCCGGGTCGGCCTACGACGCCCCGGACGTGCCGATGCGGGAGGACGAAACCACCCTCCATGACTGCACGCCCGAGCAGGCCACCGACGACACCGTCGAGAGCTACGGGCCCAGAAAGGCCGAGGGCGACCGCGTCGTCGCCCGCGCCGCCGAGGACGGCGTCAACGCGATGGCGGTCCGGCCGATGCTGGTCTACGGCCCACACGACTACACCGAGCGCTTCGCCTACTGGACCGACCGCGTCGCCGAGTACGACGAGGTTGCGGTACCGTTCGACGGCGACAGCCTGCTCCACCGCGTCTTCGTCGAGGACGTGGCGAGCGCGCTCCGGGTCGTCGCCGAGGAGGGGGAGGCCGGCGAGGCGTACAACGTCGCCGACCGGAACACCTTCTCGCTCGGGCGGTCGCTCGAACTAGCCGCCGACGCGCTGGACACGGATGTCGATGTCGTCCAGACCGGCCCGGCCGACCTCGACGCGGCGGGCGTCGAACCGACCGACTTCCCGCTCTACACGCCGACGCCGGCCGTCGTCGCCACCGAGAAGCTCTCGGCGCTGGGCTGGGAGTCGACGCCACCCGAGGAAGCCGTCGCCGCGACTGCACAGGCTCATCGTGAGCACGGACGCGACGGCACGGTGAACGGGCCGGATCGGGAAACCGAAGAAGCACTCATCGACGCGGCACGGGGGGGCGACTGA
- a CDS encoding competence/damage-inducible protein A: MDVAIVTVGDEILAGDTRNTNAERLARRLNERGANVARMLTIPDDRELIADVVADWREQFDAVIVGGGLGGTHDDITMDAVGDAFGRDLGLDADVREDLLDRMAEYRGVDRDDLDPDSLDLDLHAWGATPEGSRPLLNPAGLSPGCVIENVYVLPGPPAEFEAMFELVAEEFGGDAVSTSIETTAPEASLTDTLDAFRERFDLVVGSYPSTEGNNRLKVTGTDPERVAEGIEWLRERVATPDAE, encoded by the coding sequence ATGGACGTGGCCATCGTGACGGTCGGAGACGAGATCCTCGCCGGCGACACCCGGAACACCAACGCCGAGCGACTCGCCCGTCGACTGAACGAGCGCGGCGCGAACGTCGCCCGCATGCTCACGATCCCCGACGACCGGGAACTGATCGCCGACGTCGTCGCCGACTGGCGCGAGCAGTTCGACGCCGTGATCGTCGGTGGCGGCCTCGGCGGGACCCACGACGACATCACGATGGACGCCGTCGGCGACGCGTTCGGGCGCGACCTCGGCCTCGACGCCGACGTGCGCGAGGATCTGCTCGACCGGATGGCCGAGTACCGCGGCGTTGACCGCGACGATCTCGATCCCGACTCGCTCGATCTGGACCTGCACGCGTGGGGCGCCACGCCCGAGGGCTCTCGGCCCCTGCTCAACCCCGCCGGCCTCTCGCCGGGCTGTGTGATCGAGAACGTCTACGTGTTGCCCGGCCCGCCCGCGGAGTTCGAGGCGATGTTCGAACTGGTCGCCGAGGAGTTCGGCGGCGACGCCGTGAGCACGAGCATCGAGACGACCGCCCCCGAGGCGTCGCTCACCGACACTCTCGACGCGTTCCGCGAGCGGTTCGACCTCGTGGTCGGCAGCTACCCCTCGACGGAGGGGAACAACCGGCTGAAGGTGACCGGAACGGATCCCGAGCGGGTCGCCGAAGGGATCGAGTGGCTCCGCGAGCGGGTGGCGACCCCGGACGCCGAGTGA
- the sugE gene encoding quaternary ammonium compound efflux SMR transporter SugE, whose amino-acid sequence MAWYILILAGLFEVAWAIGLEYSEGFSRPIPTAGTVLALVISMLLLAKAVEELQVGTAYAVWTGIGAVGTALLGIGLFDESASPERLAFIGVIVVGIVGLHSVSA is encoded by the coding sequence ATGGCGTGGTACATCCTGATCCTTGCGGGGCTGTTCGAGGTAGCGTGGGCGATCGGACTCGAGTACTCCGAGGGGTTTTCGCGACCGATCCCGACCGCCGGCACCGTGCTCGCGCTGGTGATCTCGATGCTGCTGCTCGCGAAAGCCGTCGAGGAGCTGCAGGTCGGCACCGCCTACGCCGTCTGGACCGGCATCGGCGCCGTCGGGACGGCGCTGCTCGGGATCGGGCTGTTCGACGAGTCCGCAAGCCCCGAGCGGCTGGCGTTCATCGGCGTGATCGTGGTGGGGATCGTCGGCCTCCACTCCGTGTCGGCCTGA